In a genomic window of Amblyomma americanum isolate KBUSLIRL-KWMA chromosome 4, ASM5285725v1, whole genome shotgun sequence:
- the LOC144129701 gene encoding uncharacterized protein LOC144129701 → MSHVWAVTFDSAHAVKKMLAAGEIQVKERRCLIIDPANQDVRMKIHWLLPGVPDEDVRAAFVPYGKVTEVKAERWRVQGVTDKGSTTRLVSFSESGSPAGRFAASDYRDTLVNLGALPDVLAVGAYQMNHVWAVTVTTADAAQKLLLAVDVKVKDRPCLLIDPNNRELRLKLHWLLHGVTDEDVRVALSPYGKVLEVTREKCRALGVTEKGSTTRTVGLKLHADVKIDDIPHQLKIAGELTLVVVPGRAPLCLRCKSTGHIRRDCKVPRCENGKELCALAVDEPPAKTTVGRRPSFRPLPNTSAARNTAETPP, encoded by the exons ATGAGTCACGTCTGGGCGGTGACTTTCGACAGTGCTCACGCTGTCAAGAAGATGCTCGCCGCTGGTGAAATTCAAGTCAAGGAACGTCGGTGTTTGATAATTGACCCAGCAAACCAAGATGTTCGAATGAAGATTCACTGGTTGCTTCCCGGAGTGCCAGATGAAGACGTGCGAGCGGCCTTTGTGCCGTACGGAAAAGTAACTGAGGTCAAGGCTGAGCGTTGGCGGGTACAAGGCGTCACCGATAAAGGGTCGACAACGCGCCTGGTGTCTTTCTCTGAAAGCGGGAGTCCAGCTGGACGCTTTGCCGCATCAG ACTACCGGGACACTTTGGTCAACcttggtgcgctccccgacgttttgGCGGTGGGGGCGtatcaaatgaaccacgtgtgggctgtAACAGTgacaactgctgatgctgctcagaaGTTGCTGttggccgtcgacgtgaaggTAAAGGATCGCCCGTGTTTGCTCATCGATCCGAATAACCGAGAGCTTCGCTTAAAGCTACACTGGTTGCTGCATGGcgttaccgacgaagacgttCGCGTGGCACTGTCGCCGTACGGTAAGGTGTTGGAAGTGACCCGGGAGAAATGCCGGGCGCTAGGTGTCACTGAGAAAGGGTCGACGACTCGTACAGTTGGACTaaaattgcatgccgacgtcaaaatagacgatattccgcatcagctcaagatagccggagagctaactcttgttgttgtgccgggccgcgctcctctgtgtctgcgctgcaagagcaccgggcacatacgtcgcgactgcaaagtgccgcgct GCGAAAATGGGAAGGAGCTTTGTGCCCTTGCTGTGGATGAGCCGCCAGCCAAGACGACTGTCGGACGGCGCCCTTCCTTTCGGCCGCTGCCGAACACTTCGGCGGCGCGCAACACGGCGGAAACGCCACCGTGA
- the LOC144129703 gene encoding uncharacterized protein LOC144129703 has protein sequence MEATNPDVVPASPSSSPRAEHNVGVEDCETGIAVQTDLKMGDIEALENECVALNERLYASRTENKLLELTEDALKCSDAKVVFYTGMENFRILYALFNVLERYTMLCGLH, from the exons atggaggctacgaatccGGACGTCGTTCCCGCTTCTCCGTCGTCCTCGCCGCGAGCTGAGCACAACGTCGGCGTAGAAGACTGCGAAACAG gGATTGCAGTCCAGACTGACCTTAAAATGGGCGACATTGAAGCACTGGAGAACGAATGTGTGGCACTCAATGAGCGTCTCTACGCTTCAAGGACTGAAAATAAGCTTCTGGAGTTGACAGAAGATGCCCTCAAATGTAGCGACGCTAAGGTTGTGTTCTACACTGGCATGGAAAACTTCAGAATTCTGTATGCACTCTTCAATGTTCTAGAGAG GTACACCATGCTCTGTGGCCTGCATTGA